In Aureibaculum algae, the following are encoded in one genomic region:
- a CDS encoding WG repeat-containing protein encodes MKKYIYILSLLLFSIACKPQNKELQEAQIELEKKVQSIESLLAFMDSSIILTPADHEVNDTLKVSDFRDAFGLKDTLVIEEHINNYLDSIKFVEKLLYPTNYLELDYYGYDFGKKISQSGYYTTPTKEEPIFLLKKVFFKNKTTLAVNDTMVYSPGNSRKGNQIESSKPAAKLAIEVQYQYPIINKVSLGIVNNKISLPEGDIILKKINKNEVTLIMPKMLEERIVDINAIYKDGNVLKKKGMSGNTLPSKKELLFFEKVLVIQKSTLKKLKDNEFKNKKKLDAYIKKNVPNEPTSTQQLFTGTYYFNGNVSSIDLFIKKEQNIFGKRNILIEKNAYRKLEENTYGYYISTDTVSGKDGLVGIDGKWKIQPNFEDLKFKNDYYYSGTYDDNQNQLHHLNLKENKLKPVFYSLDELKIHKGNLIIANTNEGHRKLFGVINAKTGETVIPMKYNYIHIEYGLFTVRNFDNKSGLYDKNGKQILPEIYKSINIFSNKIKTSRSIEGQSNSKYEVFNFKGVQLKE; translated from the coding sequence ATGAAAAAATACATTTACATATTATCTTTATTGCTATTTAGTATTGCTTGTAAACCTCAAAACAAGGAACTACAAGAAGCTCAAATTGAACTTGAAAAAAAAGTGCAATCTATCGAGTCATTACTTGCTTTTATGGATTCTAGTATCATCCTGACACCAGCAGATCATGAAGTAAATGACACTTTGAAAGTATCTGATTTCCGTGATGCTTTTGGTTTAAAAGACACATTGGTAATTGAAGAACATATAAATAACTATTTAGATTCTATAAAATTTGTCGAAAAACTACTCTACCCTACTAACTATCTTGAGTTGGATTATTATGGTTATGATTTCGGAAAAAAAATAAGCCAATCTGGATACTATACTACTCCTACAAAGGAAGAACCTATTTTTTTATTAAAAAAAGTATTTTTTAAAAATAAAACAACACTTGCTGTAAACGACACTATGGTTTATAGCCCTGGCAATTCTAGAAAAGGTAATCAAATTGAATCTTCTAAACCTGCAGCTAAATTAGCAATTGAAGTGCAGTACCAATATCCAATTATTAATAAGGTTAGCTTAGGTATAGTCAATAACAAAATATCTTTACCCGAAGGAGATATCATCTTAAAAAAAATAAACAAAAACGAAGTTACGCTGATTATGCCTAAGATGTTAGAAGAGCGGATAGTTGATATTAATGCTATTTATAAAGATGGAAATGTATTAAAGAAAAAAGGCATGTCTGGTAATACCTTACCCTCAAAAAAAGAATTGTTATTTTTTGAAAAAGTATTGGTTATTCAGAAATCCACCCTTAAAAAACTAAAAGATAATGAGTTTAAGAACAAAAAGAAACTAGATGCATATATCAAAAAAAACGTACCTAATGAACCTACAAGTACACAACAATTATTTACAGGAACATATTATTTTAACGGAAATGTTTCTTCAATTGATTTATTTATTAAAAAAGAACAAAATATTTTTGGAAAACGAAATATTTTAATCGAAAAAAACGCATATAGAAAACTTGAAGAGAATACATATGGTTATTATATTTCGACAGATACTGTTTCCGGGAAAGACGGTTTAGTAGGCATTGATGGTAAATGGAAAATACAACCCAACTTTGAAGATTTAAAATTTAAAAATGACTACTATTATAGTGGGACTTACGATGATAACCAGAATCAATTGCATCACCTTAACTTAAAGGAGAACAAATTAAAACCCGTATTCTATAGTTTAGATGAACTAAAAATACACAAGGGCAACCTGATAATAGCTAACACTAATGAAGGCCATAGAAAACTATTTGGGGTAATAAATGCTAAAACAGGCGAAACTGTTATTCCTATGAAATATAATTACATACATATTGAATATGGCTTGTTTACAGTCCGAAATTTTGATAATAAATCAGGTCTCTATGACAAAAACGGAAAGCAAATATTACCTGAAATTTACAAAAGTATAAACATCTTTAGCAATAAAATTAAAACCAGTAGAAGCATTGAGGGACAATCCAATTCTAAATATGAAGTTTTTAATTTTAAAGGTGTTCAATTAAAAGAATAG
- a CDS encoding M56 family metallopeptidase yields MLDYIIKVLLFQTLFLAVYDLFLKRETFFQWNRFYLITTSVLAYVIPLVKIDRVQEIIPQEYVVLLPEVVLNPSTVIKEQLGQPITLFLVLKVIFWLGIAVASILFALRLYKLVRLITTHDKEFKPSYYLVWLHNNKAFSFFNYIFLGKETNNKTQIIEHELVHVKQKHSLDLLFFELQKIVCWFNPYSYLYQARISELHEFIADSKAIKKENKATYFNHLLAETFGVQNISFINPFFKHSLLKKRILMLNKNKSKQILKFKYVVLVPVLMGMLLYTSCEKSEPILENDNELEELLEQDPETQKFIDERLDKIIEELNKMNNLTDIDSEKKNELKEQFYQYLLKKREQTKIYGVVETQQIGEVVVEEGVPFAIIENSPVFPDCENAEDTKECLQQNISKFVGQKFNTNLTKGLGLDPGKKKVYVIFKIDKEGNVTEVRARGPHADLEAEAIRVVKSLPKMIPGEYQGEKVAVKYTLPITLIVE; encoded by the coding sequence ATGTTAGACTACATCATTAAAGTCCTATTATTTCAAACGCTATTTTTAGCGGTGTATGATTTGTTTTTAAAACGAGAGACTTTTTTTCAATGGAACCGCTTTTATTTGATAACAACTTCAGTGTTGGCTTATGTTATTCCGTTGGTGAAAATTGACCGTGTACAAGAAATCATTCCCCAAGAGTATGTGGTACTATTACCTGAAGTAGTGTTGAATCCTTCTACGGTAATTAAAGAACAATTGGGTCAGCCAATTACACTTTTTTTAGTTTTGAAAGTAATTTTTTGGTTGGGTATTGCCGTTGCCAGTATTTTGTTTGCATTAAGGCTTTATAAGTTAGTCAGATTAATAACTACCCATGATAAGGAATTCAAACCTAGTTATTACTTGGTATGGTTACATAACAATAAGGCATTTTCTTTCTTTAACTATATTTTTTTAGGAAAAGAAACCAATAATAAAACGCAAATTATTGAGCATGAATTGGTGCATGTAAAACAAAAGCACAGTTTAGATTTATTGTTTTTTGAATTACAAAAAATTGTGTGTTGGTTTAATCCATATAGTTATTTGTACCAAGCACGAATATCTGAATTACACGAATTTATTGCCGATTCAAAAGCGATAAAAAAGGAAAATAAGGCTACTTATTTTAACCATTTATTAGCAGAAACTTTTGGAGTGCAAAACATATCATTTATAAATCCATTTTTTAAACATTCATTACTAAAAAAACGAATACTTATGCTAAACAAAAACAAATCAAAGCAAATACTGAAATTTAAGTACGTAGTGCTAGTTCCTGTATTAATGGGAATGTTATTGTACACTTCTTGTGAGAAAAGTGAGCCAATATTAGAAAATGATAATGAGCTGGAAGAATTGTTGGAGCAAGACCCAGAAACCCAAAAATTTATTGATGAGAGATTAGATAAAATCATTGAGGAATTGAATAAGATGAATAATTTAACTGATATAGATTCAGAGAAAAAAAACGAATTAAAAGAACAATTTTATCAGTATCTACTTAAAAAGAGAGAGCAAACAAAAATTTATGGAGTAGTTGAAACACAGCAAATTGGTGAAGTAGTTGTTGAAGAAGGTGTTCCTTTTGCAATAATTGAAAATTCTCCCGTTTTCCCGGATTGTGAAAATGCTGAAGACACAAAGGAATGCTTACAACAAAATATTTCAAAGTTTGTAGGTCAAAAGTTTAATACGAATTTGACCAAAGGTCTAGGGCTAGATCCAGGTAAAAAGAAAGTGTATGTAATCTTTAAAATTGATAAAGAAGGTAATGTTACTGAGGTAAGAGCTCGTGGGCCACATGCAGATTTAGAGGCAGAAGCTATTCGTGTTGTAAAAAGTCTGCCTAAAATGATCCCTGGTGAATATCAAGGTGAAAAAGTAGCAGTGAAATATACCTTGCCTATTACGCTAATAGTTGAATAA
- a CDS encoding BlaI/MecI/CopY family transcriptional regulator: protein MKQLTKAEEQIMQIMWQLKLCTVKEMIEKFPEPKPAYNTVSTIVRILEDKNFVDHETFGKGYKYFPLVKKSSYSNQSLHKLMDGYFGGSFKSMVSFFVEKNDVSVGELEGILKEINKLEDQKKTK, encoded by the coding sequence ATGAAACAACTAACAAAAGCTGAAGAGCAAATTATGCAGATTATGTGGCAATTAAAATTGTGCACAGTAAAAGAAATGATTGAAAAGTTTCCGGAACCAAAACCAGCCTATAATACGGTATCTACCATAGTAAGGATTTTGGAAGATAAAAACTTTGTAGATCATGAAACTTTCGGAAAGGGATATAAGTATTTTCCTTTAGTTAAAAAATCTTCCTATAGTAATCAGAGTTTACACAAATTAATGGATGGTTATTTTGGAGGTTCATTTAAAAGTATGGTATCCTTTTTTGTGGAGAAAAATGATGTCAGTGTAGGTGAGTTGGAGGGAATATTGAAAGAGATTAATAAGTTGGAAGACCAGAAAAAAACTAAGTAA
- a CDS encoding DUF2931 family protein, protein MRLHKLILVFIIISIILVALNINKYNDFQSWKSDRHYYTAAVGFAEYHPIDGVFTLKAKNGEKFTLFNNEDFGYWGRAYNLDLEYMQLPDSLSAHWVALRERKIFKGTFELPYQKIDSLFKMSNPNRGVFDIYGKGDVFAYTFIIGIEPDGYITLWIEGNYKYQKEIARFKAETTNKYIENATEQESIDELTERLFDRSQTRQLDSIFKYNIPADTTKWKNYSKKYYYYLQFENFPTNIYAMNMDFFNEEKDEFLIKKDTKYFIESGVPLYLKTNKFENDKDIRLKFSEELTHYFNKKKSVLKTSDTLVFLVKYDELQKSMYSSLTTVNEINR, encoded by the coding sequence ATGAGACTTCATAAACTAATATTAGTGTTTATAATTATTAGTATTATTCTAGTGGCACTAAACATAAATAAATATAATGACTTTCAGTCTTGGAAGAGTGATCGACATTACTATACCGCTGCGGTTGGATTTGCGGAATACCACCCCATTGATGGTGTGTTCACTTTAAAAGCAAAAAACGGCGAGAAATTCACTCTTTTCAACAATGAAGATTTTGGTTATTGGGGTAGAGCCTATAACTTAGATTTAGAATACATGCAATTACCAGATTCATTATCTGCCCATTGGGTGGCCCTCAGAGAACGTAAAATTTTTAAAGGCACCTTTGAATTGCCTTATCAAAAAATTGATAGTTTGTTTAAAATGAGTAATCCGAACAGAGGTGTATTTGATATTTATGGCAAAGGTGATGTCTTTGCCTATACATTTATCATTGGCATAGAACCAGATGGGTATATCACTTTATGGATAGAAGGCAATTACAAATATCAAAAAGAAATTGCTCGATTTAAAGCGGAAACCACAAATAAATATATAGAAAATGCAACTGAACAAGAATCGATAGATGAATTAACGGAACGTTTATTTGACAGGTCTCAAACACGTCAGTTAGACAGTATCTTTAAATACAATATACCTGCGGATACTACAAAATGGAAAAACTATTCAAAAAAATATTATTACTATCTTCAATTTGAAAATTTTCCGACAAATATATATGCAATGAACATGGACTTTTTTAACGAAGAAAAGGATGAATTCTTAATAAAAAAGGACACCAAGTATTTCATTGAAAGTGGTGTACCTTTGTATTTAAAAACCAATAAATTTGAAAATGATAAAGACATACGTTTAAAATTTTCAGAAGAATTAACACATTACTTTAATAAAAAGAAGTCTGTATTAAAAACTTCAGACACCTTGGTTTTTCTCGTTAAATATGATGAATTACAAAAATCAATGTACTCTTCATTAACAACAGTAAACGAAATTAATCGTTAA
- a CDS encoding M56 family metallopeptidase — protein MLDYIIKVLLFQTLFLVVYDLFLKRETFFQWNRFYLMTTSVLAYVIPLVKIDRVQEIIPQEYVVLLPEVVLNPSTVIKEQLGQPITFFLVLKVIFWLGIAVASILFALRLYKLFRLITTHDKEFKPSYYLVWLHNNKAFSFFNYIFLGKETNNKTQIIEHELVHVKQKHSLDLLFFELQKIVCWFNPYSYLYQARISELHEFIADSKAIKTENKATYFNHLLAETFGVQNISFINPFFKHSLLKKRILMLNKSKSKQLLKLKYLYTLPILAGMLMYTSCNTSDFQNNQDNDLTPTSMQIKLKNTLVDLVKERIIKGTATNDDLKYIEKLSFSLTFPVTEKDYNQKDRILDMFLNMKRRTNRSKELYTNNNIPSMTRFELDGFIFNKNYNNLKNEDIPKILKIIKDSVKRHEHDRQLVIQRKVDNYLINKSKGLN, from the coding sequence ATGCTAGACTACATCATCAAAGTCCTATTATTTCAAACGCTATTTCTAGTAGTGTACGACTTGTTTTTAAAACGAGAGACTTTTTTTCAATGGAACCGCTTTTATTTGATGACAACTTCAGTGTTGGCTTATGTTATTCCGTTGGTGAAAATTGACCGTGTACAAGAAATCATTCCCCAAGAGTATGTGGTACTATTGCCTGAAGTGGTGTTGAATCCTTCTACAGTAATTAAAGAACAATTGGGTCAGCCAATTACATTTTTTTTAGTGTTAAAAGTAATTTTTTGGCTTGGTATTGCCGTTGCCAGTATTTTGTTTGCATTAAGGCTTTATAAGTTATTCAGATTAATAACTACCCATGATAAGGAATTCAAACCTAGTTATTACTTGGTATGGTTACATAACAATAAGGCATTTTCTTTCTTTAACTATATTTTTTTAGGAAAAGAAACCAATAATAAAACGCAAATTATTGAGCATGAATTGGTGCATGTAAAACAAAAGCACAGTTTAGATTTATTGTTTTTTGAATTACAAAAAATTGTGTGTTGGTTTAATCCATATAGTTATTTATACCAAGCACGAATATCTGAATTACACGAATTTATTGCCGATTCAAAAGCGATAAAAACGGAAAATAAGGCTACTTATTTTAACCATTTATTAGCAGAAACTTTCGGCGTACAAAACATATCATTTATCAATCCATTTTTTAAACATTCATTACTAAAAAAACGAATACTTATGTTAAACAAAAGTAAATCAAAACAATTATTGAAGTTAAAATACTTGTACACACTGCCAATTTTAGCTGGGATGTTAATGTACACTTCATGTAATACTTCTGATTTTCAGAATAATCAAGACAATGATTTAACTCCAACTTCAATGCAAATTAAATTAAAAAACACATTGGTTGATTTAGTAAAAGAGAGAATTATAAAGGGTACCGCAACTAATGATGACTTAAAATATATTGAGAAATTAAGTTTCTCACTGACCTTTCCAGTAACAGAGAAAGACTATAATCAGAAAGATAGAATTTTGGATATGTTTTTGAATATGAAGAGAAGGACTAATAGATCAAAAGAACTTTACACTAATAATAATATTCCATCGATGACTAGATTTGAGCTAGACGGTTTTATATTTAATAAAAATTACAATAATTTAAAAAATGAGGACATACCTAAAATTTTAAAAATTATAAAAGATTCAGTTAAAAGACATGAACACGATAGGCAATTGGTTATACAAAGGAAAGTAGATAACTACTTAATTAATAAAAGTAAAGGATTGAATTAA
- a CDS encoding tetratricopeptide repeat protein, with protein sequence MLRKVFVLFFILFISKTDAQTSVLAVTDEFLEKGNYQLALEQLQTEENPSIEVLNKLADIYQKTGNYTNAINYYNQVYAIKPTDKVKEQLGKCYQYTGNSKKAMQLQSEVLKDNPDNLLLQYNLAKLYGANRKTEKAIDLLNRLVVKDPENPNYHYELGEALEKIKKNPLSPYLEAFRLDTTHVKSMYQLAKYYNKVKVRDSADIFIDKGLEIDSENLNFLQLKAQNQFLKKKYDTTIVYLKRLEALNFKTPFVNKLFGLSYFKVDDYENALLYFKKVMKVDFKDTNTLFNIGLVYVAMKDYKNAEMTFYMSIAFQRPEYDKDYFELGKVQLELKKVKKAITSFQKGYDNNQRNYQLLFQIAMLSDDYYKDKKIALRHYKEYVENYSSKDEKSTLYAKSRIKEINKELFMKGKEEE encoded by the coding sequence ATGCTTAGAAAAGTTTTTGTATTATTTTTTATTTTATTTATTTCCAAAACCGATGCCCAAACATCGGTTTTGGCTGTTACTGACGAATTTTTAGAAAAAGGGAATTATCAATTAGCATTAGAGCAATTGCAAACTGAAGAAAATCCTTCTATCGAAGTGCTTAATAAATTAGCAGATATCTATCAGAAAACAGGTAACTACACTAATGCAATTAACTACTACAATCAAGTTTATGCTATAAAACCAACCGATAAAGTCAAAGAGCAATTGGGCAAGTGTTATCAGTATACTGGTAATTCTAAAAAAGCGATGCAATTGCAAAGTGAGGTTTTAAAAGATAATCCTGATAATTTATTATTACAATACAATTTGGCTAAACTATACGGTGCCAATAGAAAAACAGAAAAGGCCATTGATTTGTTAAATAGGTTGGTGGTAAAAGATCCTGAAAATCCGAATTACCATTATGAATTAGGTGAAGCCTTAGAAAAGATAAAAAAAAACCCTTTGAGCCCCTATTTAGAAGCCTTTCGATTAGATACTACGCATGTTAAAAGTATGTATCAACTGGCAAAATATTATAATAAAGTTAAGGTGAGAGATTCAGCTGACATATTTATTGATAAAGGACTGGAAATCGATTCTGAAAATTTAAACTTTTTACAATTAAAAGCCCAAAATCAATTTTTAAAGAAGAAATATGATACTACTATAGTGTATCTAAAGCGATTGGAAGCTTTAAACTTTAAAACCCCATTTGTCAATAAATTATTTGGCTTAAGTTATTTTAAAGTTGACGATTATGAAAACGCCTTGTTGTATTTTAAAAAGGTGATGAAAGTAGATTTTAAAGATACAAATACCTTGTTTAATATTGGTTTGGTTTATGTTGCTATGAAAGATTATAAAAATGCGGAAATGACTTTTTATATGTCTATTGCGTTTCAAAGACCAGAATATGATAAAGACTATTTTGAATTAGGTAAAGTTCAGTTAGAACTGAAGAAAGTTAAAAAAGCCATAACTTCTTTCCAGAAAGGTTACGACAATAATCAGAGAAATTATCAACTTTTATTTCAAATAGCAATGCTTTCTGATGATTATTATAAGGATAAAAAAATTGCATTAAGGCATTACAAGGAGTATGTGGAAAATTATTCATCGAAAGATGAAAAATCAACTTTGTATGCAAAATCTCGCATAAAAGAGATTAATAAAGAGCTTTTTATGAAAGGAAAAGAAGAGGAATAG
- a CDS encoding LipL32 family surface lipoprotein: protein MKTLKISLLVAIAAFTVNTASAQKLKAFGSSIEKKVGPVTKKVPYTDVVSYLGHAAVDTEDEVRDGKKFYYIYVWIPAVAPELGLRMISPANKVKVKDPIKGATYDANASSKDFFDTYITLERSDIISKDKVDTYKTASWHKLASNDDTSEIYKQPSGNSYNSLLRYKSKVGDPTGALTTGLYRIGFTTYKKGEVKGTFLAQIGSPIKLPGVVMAKTIEELKAQMK from the coding sequence ATGAAAACATTAAAAATCAGTTTACTAGTTGCCATTGCAGCTTTCACCGTTAACACTGCAAGTGCACAAAAACTTAAAGCTTTTGGTAGTTCTATTGAAAAGAAGGTAGGCCCAGTTACAAAAAAAGTTCCTTATACCGATGTCGTTAGTTATTTAGGCCATGCCGCTGTAGATACTGAAGATGAAGTTAGAGATGGTAAAAAATTCTATTACATCTATGTATGGATTCCTGCTGTAGCACCTGAATTGGGACTTAGAATGATCTCTCCAGCTAATAAAGTAAAAGTAAAAGATCCTATAAAAGGAGCTACTTATGATGCTAATGCATCTTCTAAAGATTTCTTTGATACTTATATTACTTTAGAGCGTTCTGATATTATTTCTAAAGATAAAGTTGACACTTACAAAACAGCATCTTGGCATAAGTTAGCTAGTAATGATGATACTAGCGAAATATATAAGCAACCTAGTGGAAACTCTTATAACTCATTATTAAGATATAAAAGTAAAGTAGGTGACCCTACAGGAGCATTGACAACAGGTTTATATAGAATCGGTTTTACTACTTACAAAAAAGGTGAAGTAAAAGGTACATTTTTAGCTCAAATTGGTTCTCCAATAAAATTACCAGGCGTTGTTATGGCAAAAACTATTGAAGAGTTAAAAGCTCAAATGAAATAA
- a CDS encoding DUF456 domain-containing protein: MDILLLILGGCLMLLGLIGSFLPILPGPLTGWLGLLVLHLTNAIPMNWTFLGITLGVALLIWVLDYIIPAMGTKKFGGSKSGAIGTTIGLIIGLFSPIPLGFIIGAFVGAFIGEMVFDSTDTKRALKASFGSFLGFLFSTTVKFIISMVFLVFFISKVYDNWSLLIG, translated from the coding sequence ATGGATATACTTTTACTTATACTGGGCGGATGCCTAATGCTACTAGGCTTAATTGGCTCATTTTTACCGATATTACCTGGCCCACTTACGGGATGGTTGGGCTTATTGGTTTTACATTTAACAAATGCCATACCTATGAACTGGACGTTTTTAGGGATCACCCTAGGGGTTGCTTTACTTATTTGGGTGCTTGATTATATAATTCCCGCAATGGGCACTAAAAAATTTGGTGGAAGTAAATCAGGGGCAATTGGCACCACGATAGGGTTGATAATAGGTTTATTCTCCCCTATTCCTTTAGGATTTATTATCGGAGCATTTGTTGGAGCCTTTATTGGAGAAATGGTTTTTGACAGTACAGATACTAAACGTGCCCTTAAAGCTAGTTTCGGATCTTTTTTAGGTTTTCTATTCTCAACAACAGTAAAATTTATAATAAGTATGGTGTTTCTGGTTTTCTTTATAAGTAAAGTGTATGACAATTGGTCATTACTTATTGGATAA
- a CDS encoding LytR/AlgR family response regulator transcription factor: MLKALIVEDELYIRKGLISMVESLNKDIEIIGECESVKDAVTVTKACKPDLIFLDINLTDGNAFDFLDQTTELSFKVIFITAYEQYALQAIKNGAVDYILKPVDIDELEAAIDKAVTTEVVTQKEQLEVVKSQLIDNTKTKLVLRLQEGYQVIEFDALVYCQSDKGYTTFYLSDGKSYIASKPIKEFEGQLPTSNFIRTHQSYVVNLNFIDKYDKTGYIYLKSGVKVPVASRRKEEFVSKLLGE, encoded by the coding sequence ATGCTTAAAGCCCTTATAGTAGAAGACGAATTATATATTAGGAAAGGTTTAATTTCTATGGTAGAAAGTCTTAATAAAGACATAGAAATTATTGGCGAATGTGAATCGGTTAAAGATGCCGTTACCGTAACTAAAGCTTGCAAACCTGATCTTATTTTTTTAGATATTAACTTAACAGATGGCAATGCTTTTGACTTCTTAGATCAAACTACGGAACTCTCATTTAAAGTTATTTTCATTACTGCTTATGAACAATATGCACTACAAGCTATAAAAAATGGAGCAGTTGATTATATTTTAAAACCTGTAGACATTGATGAGCTCGAAGCCGCTATTGATAAAGCAGTAACGACTGAAGTAGTTACTCAAAAAGAGCAATTAGAGGTTGTTAAAAGTCAATTGATAGACAATACTAAAACCAAATTAGTTTTAAGACTACAAGAAGGTTATCAAGTTATTGAATTTGATGCATTGGTATATTGCCAATCAGACAAAGGTTATACTACATTTTACCTTTCTGACGGCAAATCATATATCGCCTCTAAACCTATAAAAGAATTTGAAGGACAGTTACCTACTTCAAATTTTATCAGAACACATCAATCGTATGTTGTTAATTTAAATTTTATCGATAAATATGACAAAACAGGTTATATTTATTTAAAATCAGGAGTCAAAGTACCTGTAGCTTCACGAAGAAAAGAAGAGTTTGTTTCCAAATTACTTGGAGAATAA
- a CDS encoding histidine kinase — protein sequence MFFTITSTFSQSEEIKDLPQLFKDREYQEVIDILSSEDEKRELSLDELFYLTKAYGRMGQYSNGLVYAERMKNICLAQKDTTNLVRALNLKAENVIDLGRYEIGVKFCEEASTVFRTQDSLEYQKLCFKWGMMLYHTQQFKDAYDVYNKITHKPYRELSLFTNNYALTLMGIEKWDEALKYLKKSISLDNSTGKNTSINLSNMANIYINLKQWKQAEIHLDSAVKSLQKGNSLIARKAIYNNYFELFKKQNNIEKAMFTLDEIEKINQDIFNQKVNEKLQALESANSSKVSLTKKVKVIDDQLQLSQRQMLWGAVISLLLIIGLLTTLFIYKYRNIMAAHENVLVEQKLLRSQMTPHFIFNSLSVLQGMILNKEDRKAVSYLSKFSKLLRLILENSREKLVQLEDELNAVQHYADLQNMRSQNQFTYTLTFKNKLPSQNILIPPMLIQPFVENAIEHGFKKDFINAKIDVDILFKDNKLTCIISDNGIGVDSDTNKSNSKKKSLATKITSERLKIISREFKMESGVHVQDRQQFNEKGTLVTLILPYKINKDA from the coding sequence TTGTTTTTTACAATAACCTCAACTTTTAGTCAGAGTGAAGAAATAAAAGACCTACCTCAACTCTTTAAAGATAGAGAATATCAAGAAGTCATTGATATTTTAAGCTCTGAAGACGAAAAGCGAGAGCTTAGTTTAGATGAACTTTTCTATTTAACAAAAGCATACGGAAGGATGGGGCAATACTCTAATGGACTTGTGTATGCCGAAAGGATGAAAAACATTTGTTTAGCTCAAAAAGATACCACAAATTTAGTGAGAGCCTTGAACTTAAAAGCTGAAAACGTAATTGATTTAGGTAGATATGAAATAGGCGTTAAATTTTGTGAAGAGGCGAGTACTGTATTTAGAACACAAGATTCATTAGAATATCAGAAGTTATGTTTTAAATGGGGCATGATGCTGTATCACACCCAACAGTTTAAAGATGCGTATGATGTTTATAATAAAATTACACACAAACCATATAGAGAACTGTCTCTATTTACCAACAATTATGCATTGACTTTAATGGGAATTGAAAAATGGGATGAAGCTCTTAAGTATCTAAAAAAATCAATATCCTTAGATAACAGTACGGGTAAAAACACAAGTATCAATCTATCTAACATGGCTAATATTTATATAAATTTGAAGCAATGGAAACAAGCTGAAATTCATTTAGATTCCGCCGTGAAATCATTACAAAAGGGCAACAGTTTAATCGCAAGAAAGGCTATTTATAACAATTATTTTGAACTATTTAAAAAACAAAATAACATTGAGAAAGCAATGTTTACGTTAGACGAAATAGAAAAAATTAACCAAGATATATTCAATCAGAAAGTAAATGAAAAATTACAAGCTCTAGAAAGTGCAAATAGCAGTAAAGTATCATTAACAAAAAAAGTAAAAGTTATAGATGATCAGTTACAATTATCGCAACGTCAAATGTTATGGGGTGCCGTTATATCATTATTATTAATTATAGGGTTACTTACTACGCTTTTTATATACAAATACAGAAATATAATGGCAGCTCATGAAAATGTATTAGTAGAACAAAAACTATTGCGATCGCAAATGACACCACATTTTATTTTCAATTCACTGTCTGTTCTTCAGGGTATGATTTTAAATAAAGAGGATAGAAAAGCAGTTAGTTACCTTTCTAAATTCTCAAAATTGTTACGATTAATTTTAGAAAATTCTAGAGAAAAATTAGTCCAACTTGAAGATGAATTAAATGCTGTGCAACACTATGCAGACTTACAAAATATGAGAAGTCAGAATCAATTTACTTACACCTTAACATTTAAAAATAAATTGCCGTCTCAAAACATACTTATTCCACCTATGTTAATTCAACCCTTTGTTGAAAATGCCATTGAACATGGCTTTAAAAAAGATTTTATAAATGCTAAAATTGATGTAGACATTTTATTTAAAGATAATAAATTAACATGTATAATAAGTGACAACGGTATTGGAGTAGATTCTGACACTAATAAATCGAACAGCAAAAAGAAATCGTTAGCAACAAAAATTACCTCAGAGCGTTTAAAAATCATATCAAGAGAATTTAAAATGGAATCTGGTGTTCATGTGCAAGACCGACAACAATTTAACGAAAAAGGGACGCTAGTTACCTTAATATTACCTTATAAAATTAATAAAGATGCTTAA